The Serratia rhizosphaerae genome has a segment encoding these proteins:
- the pdhR gene encoding pyruvate dehydrogenase complex transcriptional repressor PdhR — MAYSKIRQPKLSDVIEQQLEYLILEGTLRPGEKLPPERELAKQFDVSRPSLREAIQRLEAKGLLLRRQGGGTFVQTNLWQSFSDPLAELLADHPESQFDLLETRHALEGIAAYYAALRGTDEDLARIRDCHIVIQQAQDSGDLDAEADAVMQYQIAVTEAAHNVVLLHLLRCMGPMLEQNVRQNFELLYSRREMLAKVSSHRAGIFEAIVAREPEKAREASHRHLAFIEEILLDLSREHTRRERSLRRLQQRKE; from the coding sequence ATGGCCTATAGCAAAATCCGCCAGCCCAAGCTGTCAGACGTTATCGAGCAGCAGCTCGAATACCTGATACTCGAGGGTACGCTGCGCCCAGGAGAGAAGTTGCCTCCGGAGCGCGAACTGGCGAAACAGTTTGACGTTTCCCGCCCTTCTCTGAGAGAGGCAATCCAGCGCCTGGAAGCAAAGGGGCTGCTGTTGCGCCGTCAGGGCGGGGGAACCTTTGTGCAAACCAACCTCTGGCAAAGCTTCAGCGATCCGCTGGCTGAACTGCTGGCCGATCACCCTGAATCACAGTTCGACCTGCTCGAAACCCGTCATGCGCTCGAAGGCATCGCCGCCTATTACGCGGCCCTGCGCGGCACCGACGAAGATCTGGCGCGCATCCGCGATTGCCATATCGTGATTCAGCAGGCGCAGGACAGCGGCGATCTGGACGCTGAAGCCGACGCGGTCATGCAGTATCAAATTGCCGTTACCGAGGCGGCGCACAACGTTGTGTTGCTGCATTTGCTACGCTGCATGGGGCCGATGCTGGAACAGAACGTCCGACAGAACTTTGAATTGCTCTACTCGCGCCGTGAGATGTTGGCGAAAGTGAGCAGCCACCGCGCCGGGATTTTTGAGGCGATAGTGGCGCGCGAGCCGGAAAAGGCCCGCGAAGCCTCTCACCGCCACTTGGCGTTTATTGAGGAAATCTTGCTGGATCTCAGCCGGGAGCATACCCGTCGTGAGAGATCGCTACGGCGGCTCCAGCAACGCAAGGAGTAA
- the aceE gene encoding pyruvate dehydrogenase (acetyl-transferring), homodimeric type — translation MSERLNNDVDPIETRDWLQAIESVIREEGVERAQFLIDQVLGEARKGGVNVAAGSAANDYINTIAVEDEPEYPGNLDLERRIRSAIRWNAVMTVLRASKKDLELGGHMASFQSSATFYEVCFNHFFRARNAKDGGDLVYFQGHISPGVYARAFLEGRLTEEQMNNFRQEVHGNGLSSYPHPKLMPEFWQFPTVSMGLGPLSAIYQAKFLKYLEHRGLKDTSAQTVYAFLGDGEMDEPESKGAITIATREKLDNLVFVINCNLQRLDGPVTGNGKIINELDGIFSGAGWQVLKVIWGGRWDELLRKDTSGKLVQLMNETLDGDYQTFKSKDGAYVREHFFGRYPETAALVADWSDEQIWALNRGGHDPKKVFAALKKAQETKGKPTVILAHTIKGYGMGDTAEGKNIAHQVKKMNMEGVHHFRDRFNVPVADADIEKLPYVTFEKDSEEYKYLHERREKLEGYLPSRQPHFSEKLELPSLEDFGPLLEEQNKEISTTIAFVRALNVMLKNKSIKDRLVPIIADEARTFGMEGLFRQIGIYSPNGQQYTPQDREQVAYYKEDEKGQILQEGINELGAGASWLAAATSYSTNDLPMIPFYIYYSMFGFQRIGDLCWAAGDQQARGFLVGGTSGRTTLNGEGLQHEDGHSHIQSLTIPNCISYDPAYAYEVAVIMHDGLVRMYGEAQENVYYYLTTLNENYHMPAMPQGAEEGIRKGIYKLETLEGSKGKVQLMGSGAILRHVREAAQILANDYGVGSDVFSVTSFTELARDGQDCERWNMLHPTEEPRVPYVAQVLSDAPAVASTDYMKLFAEQIRNFIPASDYRVLGTDGFGRSDSRENLRHHFEVDASYVVVAALGELAKRGEIDKKVVAEAIAKFDIDADKVNPRLA, via the coding sequence ATGTCAGAACGTTTAAACAATGACGTGGATCCGATCGAAACCCGCGACTGGCTGCAGGCGATCGAATCGGTCATCCGTGAAGAGGGTGTTGAGCGAGCTCAGTTTCTGATTGATCAGGTATTGGGTGAAGCCCGCAAAGGCGGCGTTAATGTAGCGGCCGGTTCCGCTGCTAACGACTACATCAACACCATCGCGGTGGAAGACGAGCCTGAATATCCGGGTAACCTGGATCTGGAACGCCGCATCCGCAGCGCGATCCGCTGGAACGCCGTGATGACCGTTCTGCGTGCTTCCAAGAAAGACCTGGAGCTGGGCGGCCACATGGCTTCCTTCCAGTCTTCCGCGACCTTCTATGAAGTCTGCTTTAACCATTTCTTCCGCGCACGCAACGCGAAAGATGGCGGAGATCTGGTGTACTTCCAGGGCCACATCTCTCCGGGCGTTTACGCACGCGCCTTCCTTGAAGGCCGCCTGACCGAAGAGCAAATGAACAACTTCCGTCAGGAAGTTCACGGCAACGGCCTGTCCTCTTATCCGCATCCAAAACTGATGCCGGAATTCTGGCAGTTCCCGACCGTGTCCATGGGCCTTGGCCCGCTGAGCGCCATCTACCAGGCTAAATTCCTGAAATATCTGGAACACCGCGGCCTGAAAGACACCTCCGCACAGACCGTATACGCCTTCCTGGGCGACGGTGAAATGGATGAGCCGGAATCCAAAGGCGCCATCACCATCGCCACCCGTGAAAAACTGGACAACCTGGTGTTCGTCATCAACTGCAACCTGCAGCGTCTGGACGGCCCGGTAACCGGCAACGGCAAAATCATCAACGAACTGGACGGCATCTTCTCCGGCGCAGGCTGGCAGGTGCTGAAAGTGATCTGGGGCGGCCGCTGGGACGAGCTGCTGCGTAAAGACACCAGCGGTAAACTGGTTCAGCTGATGAACGAAACCCTGGACGGCGACTACCAGACCTTCAAATCCAAAGACGGCGCCTACGTGCGCGAGCACTTCTTCGGCCGTTATCCGGAAACCGCCGCGCTGGTTGCCGACTGGAGCGACGAGCAGATCTGGGCGCTGAACCGTGGCGGTCACGATCCGAAGAAAGTCTTTGCCGCGCTGAAAAAAGCGCAGGAAACCAAAGGCAAGCCTACCGTTATCCTGGCCCACACCATCAAAGGTTACGGCATGGGCGACACCGCGGAAGGCAAGAACATTGCTCACCAGGTGAAGAAAATGAACATGGAAGGGGTGCACCACTTCCGCGATCGTTTCAACGTGCCGGTTGCCGATGCCGACATCGAAAAACTGCCGTACGTCACCTTCGAGAAAGATTCCGAAGAGTACAAATACTTGCACGAGCGCCGCGAGAAGCTGGAAGGCTACCTGCCGAGCCGTCAGCCTCACTTCAGCGAGAAGCTGGAACTGCCTTCTCTGGAAGACTTCGGCCCGCTGCTGGAAGAGCAGAACAAAGAGATCTCCACCACCATCGCCTTTGTGCGCGCCCTGAACGTGATGCTGAAGAACAAGTCGATCAAAGATCGTCTGGTGCCGATCATCGCCGATGAAGCACGTACCTTCGGTATGGAAGGTCTATTCCGTCAGATCGGTATCTACAGCCCGAACGGCCAGCAGTACACCCCGCAGGACCGTGAGCAGGTGGCTTACTACAAAGAAGACGAGAAAGGTCAGATTCTGCAGGAAGGGATCAACGAACTGGGCGCCGGCGCGTCCTGGCTGGCGGCTGCGACCTCTTACAGCACCAACGACCTGCCGATGATTCCGTTCTACATCTACTACTCGATGTTCGGCTTCCAGCGTATCGGCGATCTGTGCTGGGCGGCGGGCGACCAACAGGCGCGCGGCTTCCTGGTCGGCGGCACCTCCGGCCGTACCACGCTGAACGGCGAAGGTCTGCAGCACGAAGACGGCCACAGCCACATTCAGTCGCTGACCATCCCGAACTGTATCTCTTACGATCCGGCGTATGCCTATGAAGTGGCGGTCATCATGCATGACGGTCTGGTGCGTATGTACGGCGAAGCGCAGGAGAACGTTTACTACTACCTGACCACGCTGAACGAAAACTACCATATGCCGGCGATGCCGCAGGGCGCCGAGGAAGGCATCCGCAAGGGTATCTACAAGCTGGAAACGCTGGAAGGCAGCAAAGGCAAGGTACAGCTGATGGGCTCCGGCGCGATCCTGCGTCACGTGCGCGAAGCGGCACAGATCCTGGCGAACGACTACGGCGTTGGTTCCGACGTGTTCAGCGTGACCTCGTTCACCGAACTGGCGCGCGACGGCCAGGACTGCGAACGCTGGAACATGCTGCACCCGACCGAAGAGCCGCGCGTACCTTACGTTGCTCAGGTGCTGAGCGATGCGCCGGCGGTAGCGTCTACCGACTACATGAAACTGTTCGCCGAGCAGATCCGCAACTTTATCCCGGCCAGCGATTATCGCGTACTGGGCACCGATGGCTTCGGTCGTTCCGACAGCCGTGAGAACCTGCGTCACCACTTCGAAGTGGATGCATCTTACGTGGTGGTTGCTGCTCTGGGCGAGCTGGCTAAACGCGGCGAAATCGATAAGAAAGTGGTTGCCGAGGCGATCGCCAAATTCGATATCGATGCTGATAAAGTAAACCCGCGTCTGGCCTAA
- the aceF gene encoding pyruvate dehydrogenase complex dihydrolipoyllysine-residue acetyltransferase translates to MSIEIKVPDIGADEVEITEILVKVGDKVDAEQSLITVEGDKASMEVPSPQAGVVKEIKVAVGDKTETGKLIMIFEAEGAAAAAPAQEAKQEAAAPAAAPAAAAAKDVQVPDIGDDEVEVTEIMVKVGDTVTEEQSLITVEGDKASMEVPAPFAGTVKEIKINTGDKVKTGSLIMVFEVAGAAPAAAPAQAAAPAAAAPAASAAKDVAVPDIGGDEVEVTEVMVKVGDKIAAEQSLITVEGDKASMEVPAPFAGTVKEIKVSTGDKVKTGSLIMVFEVEGAAPAAAPAASAAAPAPAQQESKAAAPAAKAEGKNEFAENDAYVHATPVIRRLAREFGVNLAKVKGTGRKGRILREDVQAYVKDAVKRAESAPAAAAGGGLPGMLPWPKVDFSKFGEIEEVEMGRIQKISGANLSRNWVMIPHVTHFDKTDITELEAFRKQQNEEAAKRKLDVKFTPVVFIMKAVAAALEQMPRFNSSLSEDGQKLTLKKYINIGVAVDTPNGLVVPVFKDVNKKGITELSRELMAISKKARDGKLTAGEMQGGCFTISSLGGIGTTHFAPIVNAPEVAILGVSKSAMEPVWNGKEFTPRLMMPMSLSFDHRVIDGADGARFITIINNMLSDIRRLVM, encoded by the coding sequence ATGTCTATTGAAATCAAAGTACCGGACATCGGTGCAGATGAAGTCGAAATCACCGAGATTCTGGTGAAGGTCGGCGATAAGGTCGACGCAGAGCAGTCGCTGATCACCGTAGAAGGCGACAAGGCGTCGATGGAAGTGCCATCGCCGCAGGCCGGCGTGGTGAAAGAAATCAAGGTTGCGGTCGGCGATAAAACCGAAACCGGCAAACTGATCATGATCTTCGAAGCAGAGGGCGCAGCGGCTGCAGCGCCTGCTCAGGAAGCGAAGCAGGAAGCGGCGGCTCCGGCAGCGGCGCCTGCTGCTGCGGCGGCAAAAGACGTTCAGGTTCCGGACATCGGCGACGACGAAGTGGAAGTCACCGAGATCATGGTGAAAGTGGGCGACACCGTGACGGAAGAACAGTCGCTGATCACCGTGGAGGGCGATAAAGCCTCCATGGAAGTGCCTGCGCCGTTCGCCGGCACCGTGAAAGAGATCAAAATCAACACCGGCGATAAAGTAAAAACCGGCTCGCTGATTATGGTGTTCGAAGTAGCTGGCGCCGCGCCGGCCGCAGCGCCTGCTCAGGCGGCGGCACCGGCGGCCGCTGCGCCGGCGGCTTCCGCAGCGAAAGACGTGGCCGTGCCGGATATCGGCGGCGACGAAGTGGAAGTGACCGAAGTGATGGTGAAAGTGGGCGATAAAATCGCCGCTGAACAGTCGCTGATCACCGTGGAAGGCGACAAGGCTTCGATGGAAGTGCCTGCGCCGTTCGCCGGCACCGTCAAAGAGATCAAAGTCAGCACCGGCGATAAAGTGAAAACCGGCTCGCTGATTATGGTGTTCGAGGTGGAAGGCGCAGCCCCTGCCGCCGCCCCGGCTGCCAGCGCCGCTGCGCCGGCTCCGGCTCAGCAGGAAAGCAAAGCCGCCGCGCCGGCCGCGAAAGCGGAAGGTAAAAACGAATTCGCCGAAAACGACGCCTACGTGCATGCGACGCCGGTTATCCGCCGTCTGGCGCGCGAATTCGGCGTTAATCTGGCGAAGGTTAAAGGTACCGGTCGTAAAGGCCGTATCCTGCGTGAAGACGTTCAGGCCTACGTGAAGGACGCGGTGAAACGCGCCGAGTCCGCACCGGCTGCCGCAGCCGGCGGTGGTCTGCCGGGTATGCTGCCATGGCCGAAAGTGGACTTCAGCAAGTTCGGCGAGATCGAAGAAGTGGAAATGGGCCGCATCCAGAAGATTTCTGGCGCCAACCTGAGCCGTAACTGGGTGATGATCCCGCATGTTACGCACTTCGATAAAACCGATATCACCGAGCTGGAAGCGTTCCGCAAGCAGCAGAACGAAGAAGCCGCCAAGCGCAAGCTGGACGTGAAGTTCACCCCGGTGGTGTTCATCATGAAAGCGGTTGCCGCAGCGCTGGAGCAGATGCCTCGCTTCAACAGTTCACTGTCTGAAGACGGCCAGAAGCTGACGCTGAAGAAGTACATCAACATCGGCGTGGCGGTAGATACGCCGAACGGCCTGGTGGTTCCGGTGTTCAAGGATGTTAACAAAAAAGGCATCACTGAGCTGTCCCGCGAACTGATGGCGATCTCCAAGAAAGCGCGCGACGGTAAACTGACCGCCGGCGAAATGCAGGGCGGTTGCTTCACCATCTCCAGCCTGGGCGGTATCGGGACAACCCACTTCGCGCCGATCGTCAACGCGCCGGAAGTGGCTATCCTGGGCGTCTCCAAGTCGGCGATGGAGCCGGTCTGGAACGGTAAAGAGTTCACGCCGCGTCTGATGATGCCGATGTCGCTCTCCTTCGACCACCGTGTGATTGACGGTGCCGATGGCGCACGCTTTATCACCATCATCAACAATATGCTGTCTGACATTCGCCGTCTGGTGATGTAA
- the lpdA gene encoding dihydrolipoyl dehydrogenase, with translation MSTEIKTQVVVLGAGPAGYSAAFRCADLGLETVLVERYSTLGGVCLNVGCIPSKALLHVAKVIEEAKALAEHGIVFGEPKTDINKIRTWKEKVITQLTGGLAGMAKGRKVKVVNGLGKFTGANTLVVEGENGPTTINFDNAIIAAGSRPIQLPFIPHDDPRVWDSTDALELKTVPERMLVMGGGIIGLEMGTVYHALGSQIDVVEMFDQVIPAADKDVVKVFTKRISKQFNLMLETKVTAVEAKEDGIYVTMEGKKAPAEPQRYDAVLVAIGRVPNGKLLDADKAGVAVDERGFINVDKQMRTNVPNIFAIGDIVGQPMLAHKGVHEGHVAAEVISGLKHYFDPKVIPSIAYTEPEVAWVGLTEKEAKEKGISYETATFPWAASGRAIASDCADGMTKLIFDKETHRVIGGAIVGTNGGELLGEIGLAIEMGCDAEDIALTIHAHPTLHESVGMAAEMFEGSITDLPNPKAKKK, from the coding sequence ATGAGTACTGAAATAAAAACTCAGGTCGTGGTACTTGGGGCGGGCCCAGCAGGCTACTCTGCTGCCTTTCGTTGCGCTGACTTAGGTCTTGAAACCGTTCTGGTTGAACGTTATTCCACGCTGGGCGGGGTTTGCCTGAACGTGGGATGTATCCCTTCCAAAGCACTGTTGCACGTTGCCAAAGTGATTGAAGAAGCCAAAGCACTGGCTGAACACGGCATCGTTTTCGGTGAGCCGAAAACCGACATCAACAAGATCCGTACCTGGAAAGAGAAAGTCATCACTCAGCTGACCGGCGGTCTGGCGGGTATGGCTAAAGGCCGTAAAGTTAAAGTGGTTAACGGTCTGGGCAAATTTACCGGCGCTAACACCCTGGTTGTTGAAGGCGAAAACGGTCCGACCACCATCAACTTCGATAACGCCATCATTGCCGCAGGTTCTCGTCCAATCCAACTGCCATTTATCCCTCATGATGACCCACGCGTGTGGGATTCCACCGATGCGCTGGAGCTGAAAACCGTCCCAGAGCGTATGCTGGTGATGGGCGGCGGTATCATCGGTCTGGAAATGGGCACCGTCTACCACGCGCTGGGTTCTCAGATTGACGTGGTGGAAATGTTCGATCAGGTGATCCCGGCGGCTGATAAAGACGTGGTGAAGGTGTTCACCAAGCGTATCAGCAAGCAGTTCAACCTGATGCTGGAAACCAAAGTGACTGCGGTAGAAGCCAAAGAAGATGGTATCTACGTCACGATGGAAGGCAAAAAAGCGCCTGCGGAACCACAGCGTTATGACGCGGTGCTGGTGGCTATCGGCCGTGTGCCGAACGGTAAACTGCTGGATGCCGACAAAGCGGGCGTGGCGGTTGATGAGCGCGGCTTTATCAACGTTGACAAGCAGATGCGCACCAACGTACCGAACATCTTCGCCATCGGCGATATCGTCGGCCAGCCGATGCTGGCGCACAAAGGCGTGCATGAAGGCCACGTGGCGGCGGAAGTTATCTCCGGTCTGAAGCACTACTTCGATCCGAAAGTGATTCCATCCATCGCGTATACCGAGCCGGAAGTGGCATGGGTAGGTCTGACCGAGAAAGAAGCGAAAGAGAAAGGCATCAGCTATGAAACCGCCACCTTCCCGTGGGCGGCGTCCGGCCGTGCTATCGCTTCCGACTGTGCAGACGGCATGACCAAACTGATCTTCGACAAAGAGACTCACCGTGTTATCGGCGGGGCGATTGTCGGCACCAACGGCGGCGAGCTGCTGGGTGAGATCGGTCTGGCTATCGAGATGGGTTGTGATGCGGAAGATATCGCGCTGACCATCCACGCTCACCCAACCCTGCACGAATCGGTAGGTATGGCGGCTGAGATGTTTGAAGGCAGCATTACCGACCTGCCTAACCCGAAGGCCAAGAAAAAGTAA